The window GTAGCGGCAGAGGGCGTGCAGATGGGCAGCCGGGTCCTCGCCGCGCATGGCCAGGCGGTAGGAGGCCATGCTGTCGATCATCACTGTGCGGACGTCGCCCTCTTCGACATCATGCCGGACGATGCGTGCGAATTCGTCCGGCGTGTAGCGGAGAGGCTCAACGTACATCAGGCGCAACCTTCCGCCGTCCACCAGCTCCCGGAGGTGCAGGCCAACGGCCTCTCCGTGCGCTAACGCCGTCGTGGTATCTTCCTCGAAGAGGTAATGAGCCGCCCGCTCCCCGCGGCGAGCCGCTTCGGTCAGGAAGTGGAGACCGACGGTGGTTTTTCCCACCCCGGACGGACCGCTAATCAGGGTGACCGTGCCGCGAACGATCCCCCCTCCCAGCATCGCGTCCAGCTCCGGGATACCCGAAGAAACCCGCTCGTGTGCGAACTTCCGGCCGAAGGCTTCGGGGACCAGGCGAGGGAAAACCCGCATTCCCTGCTCGTCCAAACGGAAGCAGTGCCTTCCCGGCTCGAAGCTCGAACCCCGGAACTTGGTCACCTCCAAGGTGCGCTCTCTGCCCCGGAGCTCCAGATCAATTACACCGTCGGCCAGAAACTGGAGGTCCGTGTCCGGGGCCTCAAGGCTGCCCTCCGACGTGAACAGCACCGTGGCCCCTTTCTCGATCAGGAAGCGCAGGAACGACAGGACCTGCTTGCGGTATTGGAAAGGATCGCGGGAAAAATAGCGAAGCTGGGTCATGGAATCGACAAAGACCCGCCGCGGTCCCACCCGATTCACCGTGTCGACAATGGTCTTCGTCGTAGGCTCAAGCTCCACCTCGGCGGGGGTAAAGATGTCGTACGATTCTACCTGGACAAAGTACTCGGGGGTAGGTGCCAGATCCAGGGTTTCCACGGGACCCAGGTCCAGCCCGAGGCGCGCTGCGTTGTGGCGCATCTGATCGACGGGCTCGCCCAGGCTAATGAGGAGCACCGGTTCCCCCGCATCGACGCCGGACCGCAGGAAGTACCAGCCAAGGGTAGTCTTGCCTGTGCCAGGGCCTCCCCGCACCAGGTAGGCGCGGCCCCGCAGAAAGCCACCGTGCAGTATCTCGTCCAGGCCTTCGATCCCCGACGATAGGCGTTCCTCCATCCCTGACCTCCCGGGAGAAAAGTCCATTGCCCTTAGTTGAGAGCTCGGGAAGTGGCGGCCGTTGGAGAGGAGAGTTGTCGGTGGTGCGTCGGCGATTGCTGGCGGATCGTCGAAGGTCTTGAGGTGTCGGAGGAAGATGCGGACCGCACATCCTGCAGCAGGCGGCAGCCGTACGCCCATCCCGGGCCCGGGTCGCTACCCTCCTGCCTTTCCCGGGCCGTTCGACAAGCTCGCCCCAGGGCAAGTCTTGGCTGCATGAGCCTGTTCCGCTCCTTCCCCGATCGCCAAGCTGGCGGCCGCACGCCTCTGCGGGACGGACCCAATCTACAAAATGCCAACGCAGAGTGCAACGGGAGAAACCGGAGCGGGTAGGAGGTGCCCAAGCTTTGTTCGTCTTGACTGAGCCGCTGGAGAATCGCTACATTGGCCAGGCCACGGAGAGTGGCTCTGGCCGGCCCCCGGAAATGGCCACGAGCACGAAGCGGCGAACCCTGTGGGCAGGAGAGCACAATGCGGACAGCACCTTGCCTGGTCTTCTTGTTGCTGATCCTCGGGTGCGGAGTCCGAGAAAGCGGCCTCCGCGAGGAGACGCAGCATCTCCGCACTCAGCTGGCGAAATTTGCACCCGCCGAGATCGGCGTTGACCTGAGCTACCTACGGCCGGCCCAGCGTC of the candidate division KSB1 bacterium genome contains:
- a CDS encoding AAA family ATPase — translated: MEERLSSGIEGLDEILHGGFLRGRAYLVRGGPGTGKTTLGWYFLRSGVDAGEPVLLISLGEPVDQMRHNAARLGLDLGPVETLDLAPTPEYFVQVESYDIFTPAEVELEPTTKTIVDTVNRVGPRRVFVDSMTQLRYFSRDPFQYRKQVLSFLRFLIEKGATVLFTSEGSLEAPDTDLQFLADGVIDLELRGRERTLEVTKFRGSSFEPGRHCFRLDEQGMRVFPRLVPEAFGRKFAHERVSSGIPELDAMLGGGIVRGTVTLISGPSGVGKTTVGLHFLTEAARRGERAAHYLFEEDTTTALAHGEAVGLHLRELVDGGRLRLMYVEPLRYTPDEFARIVRHDVEEGDVRTVMIDSMASYRLAMRGEDPAAHLHALCRYLTNMGVTVLVVDELTRVTGDFQVSELGLSFVGDAVIFLRYLEIGGELRRAIGVLKMRYSDFEKTLREFAITEQGVRVGPPLHGLRGILTGTPELQDPGKPRPA